The following coding sequences lie in one Nakaseomyces glabratus chromosome K, complete sequence genomic window:
- the AIM3 gene encoding Aim3p (CAGL0K12320g~Ortholog(s) have role in actin cortical patch assembly, barbed-end actin filament capping and actin cortical patch, membrane raft localization), protein MSEFWNNNKDTIGAGLKTVGKYSYKSTKFVAKTGYQAGKSHYQNSKAKREGRSQEGSDDSGQTTPNVHINYKDPSAFPPPPVKPGQLQYHGSSGNSANGSSATIPTLSNTNNTAQLNEQPYMNQINSSNQIYSRPQMAIPEQQVATPEQQMNSTTLPSQPQMAVPSQQEHIHIQPSNPQQLPSNYKPQEQYLQSEQLNISDRHAPQPMERPAMPLPQHGNVPPLTTENVHPNIEADISSPAVGPQFEVKPYDWEEQKTTKIEIPQVDLTSIPPPPTHRDRNTSRQGSNSTPPSRTHTGNNTSTASVTTTGIVDGNLESNQEHTPKPAILGEYDDTLNVAYAPPPKPFRRATNNSSDLKLSGAQNTKTPPPPVVLTNKSAERPNSSNVMPSLPLRQMNTKANSSENLPKAKILGEYETNVDVGIAPPPRPTYRKTDTEANPPNRPLSRSTTEHKMSSISRDNYNSIKSSSVKPPVPKRNTGEREGAQELKADIAERSQEITPTPGISGIYNLDKKIDFAPPPKPFRRAQTSSDIPQKSSLVTDESNISVPNKSQQPMQEKDSIKNATPLYIPPSNNINFPPPPKPHNKSLEESHTPSNKLSEKPKPPKKPEQLKDLNLSTQQADKNMKNKDQLFDNKNELLSTIKNKKRPAPIPKPKPKSLTSEGNHMNLNTEKGKETTIEKPDESKFLPISSFPPPPKPFKREELSKEVVDSVGETADFTKPKRAGQLESTQTEKSNSKGKAPPPVPKKRNAQSKSSPSLEGSEDNPFSKYLKDAVPNEPDRLHK, encoded by the coding sequence CAGTTGGTAAATACAGTTATAAAAGTACCAAATTTGTTGCTAAAACAGGATACCAAGCTGGCAAGTCACATTACCAAAACAGTAAAGCAAAAAGGGAGGGAAGAAGCCAAGAAGGCAGCGATGATAGTGGACAGACCACTCCAAATGTTCATATTAACTACAAAGATCCATCTGCATTCCCACCACCACCAGTAAAACCAGGACAGTTGCAATATCATGGCAGTTCCGGAAATTCTGCTAACGGAAGTAGTGCGACGATTCCTACTCTTTCAAATACAAACAACACAGCACAACTAAATGAACAACCCTATATGAATCAAATAAATAGTTCCAACCAAATTTACTCAAGGCCACAAATGGCAATCCCAGAACAACAAGTTGCAACCCCAGAGCAGCAAATGAATTCTACAACATTGCCATCTCAACCCCAAATGGCAGTACCATCACAACAAGAGCACATTCATATACAGCCTTCGAACCCCCAGCAACTACCATCCAATTATAAGCCTCAGGAACAATATTTACAGAGTGAACAACTAAATATCTCTGATAGGCATGCACCTCAACCTATGGAGAGACCAGCAATGCCGTTACCACAGCACGGAAATGTGCCACCTTTAACAACTGAAAATGTTCATCCCAATATAGAAGCTGATATTTCATCACCTGCAGTTGGTCCTCAATTCGAAGTTAAACCTTATGACTGGGAAGAACAGAAAACTACTAAAATTGAGATACCACAGGTAGATTTAACCAGTATCCCACCTCCCCCCACACATAGAGACAGAAATACAAGTAGACAAGGATCTAATAGCACACCACCTTCTAGAACACATACAGGTAACAATACATCTACAGCCTCTGTCACAACAACGGGAATTGTCGACGGGAACCTTGAATCGAACCAAGAACACACGCCAAAGCCAGCAATATTAGGCGAGTATGATGATACTTTGAATGTTGCTTATGCTCCTCCTCCCAAACCATTTAGAAGAGCGACAAATAACTCTTCAGATCTAAAACTATCCGGTGCTCAAAACACCAAGACTCCCCCACCTCCTGTAGTTTTAACCAACAAGTCAGCCGAGAGACCTAATTCGAGCAATGTAATGCCATCATTACCTTTAAGGCAAATGAACACCAAGGCCAATAGCTCTGAAAATTTACCAAAAGCTAAAATTTTAGGTGAATACGAAACCAATGTGGATGTGGGTATTGCGCCTCCACCTAGACCTACCTACAGAAAGACTGATACTGAGGCAAACCCTCCAAATAGACCATTAAGCAGATCTACTACCGAACACAAAATGAGTAGCATATCAAGAGATAATTATAATTCCATTAAATCCAGTTCTGTCAAACCTCCAGTACCAAAGAGGAATACTGGGGAGAGAGAAGGAGCACAAGAACTTAAAGCTGACATAGCTGAAAGAAGCCAAGAGATTACACCCACCCCAGGTATTTCAGGTATTTATAACTTAGACAAGAAAATTGATTTTGCACCACCTCCAAAACCCTTCAGAAGGGCTCAAACGTCATCTGATATTCCTCAGAAGTCCTCTCTTGTAACAGATGAATCTAATATCAGTGTCCCAAATAAATCACAACAGCCTAtgcaagaaaaagataGTATCAAAAATGCCACGCCACTCTATATACCACCTAGCAATAATATTAACTTCCCCCCACCACCCAAACCACATAATAAATCTCTAGAAGAGAGTCATACTCCTTCAAATAAGTTATCTGAGAAACCGAAACCTCCGAAGAAACCAGAACAACTGAAGGATTTGAATTTATCTACCCAACAAGCTGATAAGAACATGAAGAATAAGGATCAGTTGTTTGATAACAAAAATGAGTTATTGAGCAccataaaaaataaaaaaaggcCGGCGCCTATACCCAAACCCAAACCTAAAAGTTTAACTTCAGAAGGTAACCATATGAATTTGAACACTGAAAAGGGAAAAGAAACTACAATAGAAAAACCTGACGAGTCAAAATTTTTACCAATTTCGAGTTTTCCACCTCCACCAAAGCCATTTAAACGTGAAGAGCTCTCAAAGGAGGTAGTAGATAGTGTAGGAGAAACTGCGGATTTTACAAAGCCAAAAAGAGCTGGACAGTTAGAATCAACTCAGACCGAGaaatcaaattcaaaaggaAAAGCACCACCACCTGTTCCAAAGAAGCGTAATGCACAGTCAAAATCCAGCCCTAGCCTAGAAGGGAGTGAGGATAACCCATTTTCAAAGTATTTAAAGGACGCAGTTCCTAACGAGCCTGATCGCTTacataaataa